GATGGCTTCTATTGATGTCAGGGCTTGTCGGTTACGCAGGTAATCAATTGACTTGTGTTTGGCGATTCCGAGCAACCATGCTGGGAACATGTTGCACGCTTGGTAACTGGCAATAGATTTCATAGCTGCCATAAATGTTTGGGCGGTTAAATCCTGGGCATCCTGCACATGGCCGACTCGGCTGTGTAGATAGCTGTAAACGCGATGCACATGGCGTCGATAGAGCAGGGCAAATGCTTCGATATCCTCTTTGGCTTTTTCAGCGAGCAAGTCATCTGGGAGGATTTCATCCATATAGTCTCCTTATGCTGATTGCAGCCGATTGCAGCTATTATTGCGCGCTTCTAAGGAACATATCGGCAGTGGAGGCTAAAAGGTCACAAATTGCTGCGAAAAGATACTCTAGCGTTTGAAGCCGAGCTTTTGAGGTGAGATAAAGGGGATAAAAGAAAAAACCACGCTCAAAGGCGTGGCTTTCTCATTTCATAGTGAGGCGTAAACGTTGGGCGTTAACGCTAGTCTTCGTCGACTTCAATCACATCTTTGCCGTTGTACGAGCCGCACTTCGGGCAAACGTGGTGTGCGATGTGGTATTCGCCACAGCTCTCGCAGACAACCAGGTGATTGAGCGTCAGAGCATCGTGCGCCCGACGGCGATTACGCCGCGATTTGGATACTTTGCGCTTCGGCAGTGGCCCCATGCGGCCTGCTCCTTATATCACTCGTTATATAGAACTGAAGCATTATAGGAACGCAGGCTGTTTTCTTCAAGTCCCGATTCCAGCGATCTGGGCCGATTTGCTATCGTTATACAGGCTTTGAGGGCCATTGTTTACAGCCTATCGACATGTTCCTGTATCTGCCTCAATGTGCTGCTAACGGCATCTTCGGACCTGTTCTTGGTCGATTTACTCCACGGTGACGCTCTTGGCGAGGTTACGCGGCTGGTCAACATCCGCGCCGCGTAGGGCTGCAATGTGATAGGCTAGCAGTTGCAGCGGGACGACATTGACAACCGGGCTGAGCAGATAAGGCGTCTCCGGCACGTACAAGACGTGATCGGCCTTTTGTGCAATGAAGCTGTCGCCCTGCGTCGCCAGGGCGATGACGATGCCACCACGTGCCTGTGCTTGTTCAATCTGACTGATCATCTTCTCGTACAGGTCATCTTTGAGGGCAATTGCCAGAACGGGCATACTTTCATCAATCAGGGCGATGGGGCCATGCTTCATCTCGCCAGCAGGGTAGCCTTCGGCATGGATATAGCTGATTTCCTTGAGCTTGAGAGCGCCTTCCAGGGCGATAGGGTAGTTGATGCCACGTCCCAGGTACAGAAAATCTGTATATTGGTAAAGCGCCTGGGCAAGTTCCTGCACGGCGGCATCCATTTCTAGCGTGCGCCCAATGAGGTCCGGCAGTCGGCTCACGTCATGAATCGCCTGCCGGAGTTGATCCTGGCTGAGCGTCCCGCGAGCCTGAGCGAGATACAGCGCGAGCAGATACTGGTCAACAATGCTGGTGACGAACGCCTTTGTTGAGGCAACGCCGATCTCTGGCCCTGCATGCATCGCGATATACCCATCTGCGACACGCATGGCCTGGCTGCCAATGGCATTGACGATGCTCCAGATCGTTGCGTGCTTCTCACGCGCTTCTTCGATAGCAGCCAATGTATCGACTGTTTCGCCGCTCTGAGTGATGGCAAGAATGGCCGTGCGCTCATCCAGAATGGGATCGCTGTAGCGATATTCACTGCCGTAAGCGACTTCAACACGTAGACGAGCGAGTTTTTCGATGAAGAACTTGCCGACTAAGCCGCTGTAATAGCTCGTACCACAGGCAACAGTGACGATCTGATCTAACTGACGGATCTGTTCCGCGGTGATGTTTAGCTCTGGTAGCACGATCTGCATGTTGTCAAAGTCAACGCGGCCACGGATCGTGTCTGTGATGGCGCGTGGCTGTTCGTAAATCTCTTTTTGCATGAAGTGCTTGTACTCGCCCTTCACCGCACTGATGGGGTCATAGGGGATGTCGTGAATTTCGGCTTCAATAGGCTCACAATCGAGCGT
The Phototrophicus methaneseepsis DNA segment above includes these coding regions:
- a CDS encoding RNA polymerase sigma factor, coding for MDEILPDDLLAEKAKEDIEAFALLYRRHVHRVYSYLHSRVGHVQDAQDLTAQTFMAAMKSIASYQACNMFPAWLLGIAKHKSIDYLRNRQALTSIEAILPLTDGKPPIDEIVIERMRMEDVAITLEKLNPDRAEALRLRFFGELKFREIAEVMNKSEGAVKMLVSRALDDIRQLLAVQEERP
- the rpmF gene encoding 50S ribosomal protein L32 is translated as MGPLPKRKVSKSRRNRRRAHDALTLNHLVVCESCGEYHIAHHVCPKCGSYNGKDVIEVDED
- the glmS gene encoding glutamine--fructose-6-phosphate transaminase (isomerizing); the protein is MCGIVGYIGPKDATSIILDGLQRLEYRGYDSAGVAVLEAGTIAVRRDVGKLFRLRNRVQNDPISGHIGIGHTRWATHGVPAEHNAHPHISMNCEFVVVHNGIVENYLELRQELQAKRFQFASETDTEVIVQLVQYYASQGIRDIAEATRRATSRLRGAHAIVVMSKHQPDRLVAVRIGNAGGVAIGLGQDEMYIASDIPAILEHTRQMIFLESRQMAVITRSAYQIQTLDCEPIEAEIHDIPYDPISAVKGEYKHFMQKEIYEQPRAITDTIRGRVDFDNMQIVLPELNITAEQIRQLDQIVTVACGTSYYSGLVGKFFIEKLARLRVEVAYGSEYRYSDPILDERTAILAITQSGETVDTLAAIEEAREKHATIWSIVNAIGSQAMRVADGYIAMHAGPEIGVASTKAFVTSIVDQYLLALYLAQARGTLSQDQLRQAIHDVSRLPDLIGRTLEMDAAVQELAQALYQYTDFLYLGRGINYPIALEGALKLKEISYIHAEGYPAGEMKHGPIALIDESMPVLAIALKDDLYEKMISQIEQAQARGGIVIALATQGDSFIAQKADHVLYVPETPYLLSPVVNVVPLQLLAYHIAALRGADVDQPRNLAKSVTVE